In Anaerotignum faecicola, the following are encoded in one genomic region:
- a CDS encoding D-alanyl-D-alanine carboxypeptidase has product MKKQLFLLISIIISIVLTVPAFAAVIPEDVQRQAESLELDAESAILIDALTGDILYQKEIDKKQFPASITKLMTILLALENCPDLDETIEFSHDAVFSIEPGSSHIAIDAGEKITVRQALYAIILQSANEVSNGVAEHIDGSMEEFAKHMTSRAKELGCKNTNFVNANGLHDENHYTTAYDMSLIAKELLKFDFFRELIGTTYYEIPPTNKQPETRYLYGQNQLIKPSSAFYYDYCEGGKTGFTNEAGNTLVAYAKQGNTELISVVLKSTGYGEYTDTAKLFDYGFNNFETVNLASAGDSAGSVNVNEERKKETVTLGIVNAVFEENISATVTKSLTGSIETLYSIPEDINAPVSNGQFLGTAIYRIGSDDIAKVNLISDSSIMLTENSIQNAGQNTVNFKTASILLAAAVILIIAVKIILNKIAHERRKRKRRERIKRYRQTYGNIDK; this is encoded by the coding sequence ATGAAAAAACAACTATTTCTTTTAATATCAATCATAATTTCAATAGTGTTAACCGTCCCGGCATTTGCCGCCGTAATTCCAGAAGATGTTCAAAGACAGGCCGAATCCCTTGAACTCGACGCCGAAAGCGCAATATTGATAGACGCCCTCACAGGCGATATACTTTATCAAAAAGAAATTGACAAAAAGCAGTTCCCGGCAAGCATTACAAAACTTATGACAATACTGCTTGCCCTCGAAAACTGCCCGGATCTCGATGAAACAATAGAATTTTCGCATGACGCCGTTTTCAGCATAGAACCGGGAAGCAGCCATATAGCAATTGACGCCGGAGAAAAAATAACTGTACGGCAGGCGCTGTACGCAATAATCTTGCAGTCCGCAAACGAAGTTTCAAACGGCGTTGCGGAACATATAGACGGTTCAATGGAAGAATTCGCAAAGCATATGACATCGCGCGCCAAAGAACTTGGATGCAAAAACACAAATTTTGTCAACGCCAACGGGCTCCATGACGAAAATCATTACACTACTGCATACGACATGTCTTTAATAGCAAAGGAACTTTTAAAATTCGATTTTTTCCGCGAACTTATAGGCACGACATATTATGAAATACCTCCTACAAACAAACAGCCGGAAACAAGGTATCTTTACGGGCAGAACCAGCTTATAAAGCCCTCGTCCGCATTTTATTACGATTACTGTGAAGGCGGCAAAACAGGATTTACAAACGAAGCCGGAAATACCCTTGTCGCATATGCAAAACAGGGTAACACCGAACTTATCTCGGTTGTTTTAAAATCCACAGGCTACGGAGAATATACCGACACCGCAAAGTTATTTGATTACGGTTTTAATAATTTTGAAACGGTAAACCTTGCGTCTGCCGGTGATTCGGCAGGCAGTGTCAATGTAAACGAAGAACGCAAAAAAGAAACCGTTACCCTTGGAATAGTCAACGCCGTTTTTGAGGAAAATATTTCCGCAACTGTGACAAAGTCACTGACAGGAAGCATAGAAACGCTGTATTCTATACCTGAAGATATAAACGCCCCCGTTTCAAACGGCCAGTTCCTCGGAACCGCAATTTACAGGATCGGCAGCGACGACATCGCAAAAGTTAACCTTATATCAGACAGCTCAATTATGCTTACGGAAAACAGCATACAAAACGCAGGGCAGAATACGGTCAATTTCAAAACGGCGTCAATTTTGCTGGCGGCAGCCGTAATACTAATAATCGCCGTAAAAATTATACTTAATAAAATTGCCCATGAACGCCGCAAAAGAAAACGCCGCGAGCGCATAAAACGCTACAGGCAGACATACGGCAACATTGATAAATAA
- a CDS encoding ATP-binding protein has product MYRLTSKLIIYRGIEHGEILYRLSDICRRFYNGDFEREGLTSEIFAQINKLLNIGTKYGFDKNLWHNYLAFLIAAAENPFTLVSEKVGANDGSINAFAKNDFKIFKELFNYDFSDIENGLGIDCFSILGNYKAVVKKSHIFNESVSQKVRELSGLIENAENADEMYDIVTWFYKKYGVGKFGLNKAFRVSYKENRAELVPITSTGDVVLNDLTGYEDQKKRLIENTRAFVRGGKANNVLLYGDAGTGKSTSVKAVLNEFYMDGLRMIEIYKHEFKFLSEIISEIKNRNYRFIIFMDDLSFEEFETEYKYLKAVIEGGLETRPDNILIYATSNRRHLIKETWGDRSDRSDDEIHRSDTVQEKLSLSDRFGVTIGYFRPSREEYYNIVKAIAAKHSRIKLEEGELLNEADKWEKRHGGISGRTAQQFINYISDMFDDN; this is encoded by the coding sequence ATGTACAGGCTTACGTCGAAGCTTATAATTTACAGGGGAATTGAACATGGAGAGATACTTTACAGATTGTCGGATATATGCCGGAGGTTTTATAACGGAGATTTTGAAAGGGAAGGGCTTACTTCAGAAATATTTGCTCAGATTAACAAGCTTTTAAATATCGGAACGAAATATGGTTTCGACAAAAATCTTTGGCATAATTACCTAGCTTTCCTGATTGCGGCAGCGGAGAATCCTTTTACGCTTGTTTCGGAAAAAGTAGGTGCAAATGATGGAAGTATAAATGCATTTGCTAAAAATGATTTTAAAATATTTAAAGAGCTTTTTAATTATGATTTTTCCGACATTGAAAACGGACTTGGCATAGATTGCTTTTCAATATTAGGAAATTACAAGGCGGTAGTTAAAAAGAGCCATATATTTAATGAAAGCGTCAGCCAAAAGGTACGGGAATTAAGCGGGCTTATAGAAAATGCAGAAAATGCTGACGAAATGTACGACATAGTAACATGGTTTTATAAAAAGTATGGCGTCGGCAAGTTTGGGCTAAATAAAGCGTTTCGTGTTTCATATAAAGAAAACAGGGCGGAGCTTGTGCCGATTACATCAACAGGGGATGTTGTTTTAAACGATTTGACGGGATATGAGGATCAAAAAAAGCGTCTTATAGAAAATACAAGGGCTTTCGTACGCGGGGGAAAAGCAAACAACGTACTTCTTTACGGCGACGCGGGCACAGGCAAATCTACGAGCGTCAAGGCCGTTTTGAATGAATTTTACATGGACGGCTTGAGGATGATCGAAATTTATAAACATGAGTTTAAGTTTCTTTCGGAAATAATATCGGAAATCAAAAACAGGAATTATCGTTTTATTATATTTATGGACGATCTGTCTTTTGAGGAATTTGAAACGGAATACAAATATCTAAAAGCGGTTATTGAAGGAGGGTTGGAAACTAGGCCTGACAATATATTAATTTATGCTACGTCAAATAGGAGGCATTTGATCAAAGAAACATGGGGAGATCGTTCAGACAGATCGGATGATGAAATACATAGATCCGATACCGTTCAGGAGAAACTTTCTCTTTCGGACAGGTTTGGCGTTACAATAGGGTATTTCAGGCCGTCAAGGGAAGAATATTATAATATAGTAAAGGCCATTGCCGCTAAACACAGCCGTATTAAATTGGAAGAGGGAGAATTGCTGAACGAAGCTGATAAATGGGAAAAAAGGCATGGCGGTATTTCGGGACGTACCGCACAACAGTTTATAAATTATATATCAGATATGTTTGATGATAATTAA
- a CDS encoding response regulator transcription factor, whose translation MGYKILVVDDEKLIVKGIKFSLEQDGMEVTAAYDGEEALSLIKENEFDLVVLDVMLPKMDGLEVCQQTRGFSQIPIIMVTAKSEDMDKILGLEYGADDYIVKPFNILELKARIKAILRRSVRKVDVKEVSKKKVLEIRGLRLEYDSRRVFIDGKEANLTAKEFDLLELFMENPGKVYSRDNLLDTVWGFDYPGDARTVDVHVRRLREKIETNPSDPKYIFTKWGVGYYFG comes from the coding sequence ATGGGTTATAAAATACTTGTTGTAGACGATGAAAAACTGATTGTTAAAGGCATTAAATTCAGCCTTGAACAGGACGGAATGGAGGTTACCGCCGCTTATGACGGCGAAGAGGCGCTCAGCCTTATAAAAGAAAATGAATTTGACCTTGTCGTGCTTGACGTTATGCTTCCGAAAATGGACGGGCTTGAAGTTTGCCAGCAGACGCGCGGTTTTTCTCAGATACCTATAATTATGGTAACTGCCAAAAGCGAAGATATGGATAAAATACTCGGCCTTGAATATGGGGCGGACGATTATATAGTTAAGCCTTTTAATATACTTGAGCTTAAAGCGAGGATTAAGGCTATATTAAGAAGAAGCGTAAGGAAAGTTGACGTTAAAGAAGTTTCAAAGAAAAAAGTGCTTGAAATAAGAGGCCTGCGCCTAGAGTATGATTCAAGGCGGGTTTTTATAGACGGCAAAGAGGCGAACCTTACTGCCAAGGAGTTTGATCTTCTTGAGCTTTTTATGGAAAACCCGGGCAAAGTATACAGCCGCGATAACCTTCTTGATACTGTATGGGGTTTTGATTATCCGGGAGATGCGAGAACCGTGGATGTGCATGTAAGACGCCTTAGGGAAAAAATCGAAACAAACCCAAGCGATCCTAAATATATTTTTACTAAATGGGGAGTGGGTTACTATTTTGGCTAA
- a CDS encoding dCMP deaminase family protein, translating to MRASWDQYFMEIAEIVKTRSTCLRRQVGAVIVKDNRIITTGYNGAPSGTHHCTDVGTCQRIELNVPSGERHELCRALHAEQNAIIQAANIGVSTEGATLYVTLQPCVICAKMSINAGIKKIVYKGAYPDPLSLDMLSEAGVELIVMEG from the coding sequence ATGAGAGCAAGCTGGGACCAATATTTTATGGAAATTGCCGAAATAGTTAAAACACGTTCAACATGTCTGCGCCGCCAAGTCGGGGCTGTCATTGTTAAAGACAACCGTATTATAACAACCGGATATAACGGAGCTCCTTCAGGAACCCACCATTGTACTGACGTGGGCACATGCCAAAGGATAGAGCTTAACGTGCCGTCTGGCGAAAGGCATGAATTATGCCGCGCTCTGCACGCCGAGCAAAACGCCATAATCCAAGCCGCTAATATCGGCGTAAGCACGGAGGGCGCAACTCTTTACGTCACTTTGCAGCCATGCGTTATATGTGCGAAGATGTCTATTAATGCGGGCATAAAAAAAATTGTATACAAAGGCGCATATCCGGATCCGCTTTCGCTTGATATGCTGAGTGAAGCCGGAGTTGAACTTATAGTAATGGAGGGCTGA
- a CDS encoding HAMP domain-containing histidine kinase: MAKREKKRHGIRILLVLTYVFTGIIPLFLLSNVVFSTTEKYYIEERKKELLNQANILSGHIVISNYMFDKDKAAEFTQDIAQTSSQGDFRIIVTDSMGTVVNDSNKTEINKTYLIPEVIEALDNKDVAREQPNGSIYAVASIVDSTGENVGAVLIADMPTDIKDRMEVIRKQVYIMTIAIVLIVLIIVFIFSQMITEPIEKMVKTISQMADGHLERRIQVSNLGQSEIMELGVAVNNMAEKLEQVDISRQQFVSNVSHELKTPLSSIKVLSESMLLNTEAPREMYVEFLQDINSEIDRMTEIINDLLTLVRLDQKEIPVNFKTERLNNIVGDIVKRLMPLAQKKNIVLEYEEVQEVIAEIDSMKFTLAVSNLVDNAIKYTDEGGHVKVILDCDHQNAFITVSDTGVGIADDEIGRIFDRFYRVDKTRDRETGGTGLGLSITHSTILMHNGSIKVSSRENEGTTFVVRIPLMHSKS; this comes from the coding sequence TTGGCTAAAAGGGAAAAAAAGAGGCACGGCATACGCATACTTCTTGTTTTAACTTATGTGTTTACGGGAATTATACCGTTATTTTTGCTTTCAAATGTAGTTTTCAGCACTACTGAAAAGTATTATATTGAGGAAAGAAAAAAAGAACTTTTAAATCAGGCCAACATATTATCTGGGCATATAGTTATTTCAAATTATATGTTTGATAAGGATAAAGCGGCGGAATTTACGCAGGATATTGCCCAGACAAGCAGCCAGGGGGATTTCAGGATTATTGTAACGGATTCCATGGGCACTGTGGTTAATGATTCCAATAAAACGGAAATTAATAAAACATACCTGATACCGGAAGTAATAGAGGCGCTTGACAATAAAGATGTGGCAAGGGAACAGCCTAACGGAAGTATTTACGCAGTGGCGTCAATAGTCGACTCTACGGGTGAAAATGTCGGAGCAGTACTGATTGCGGATATGCCGACTGACATTAAGGACAGAATGGAAGTAATCCGCAAACAAGTATATATTATGACTATCGCAATAGTTTTGATTGTCTTAATTATAGTTTTTATATTTTCTCAGATGATTACCGAGCCTATTGAAAAAATGGTTAAAACCATAAGCCAGATGGCCGACGGACATTTGGAAAGGCGGATACAGGTATCAAACCTTGGCCAGAGTGAAATTATGGAGCTTGGGGTGGCGGTAAACAATATGGCCGAAAAACTGGAACAGGTGGATATATCAAGGCAGCAGTTTGTAAGCAATGTAAGCCATGAGCTTAAAACGCCGCTCAGCTCAATAAAGGTTTTAAGCGAATCAATGCTTTTAAATACGGAAGCCCCCAGGGAAATGTATGTTGAGTTCCTACAGGACATTAACAGTGAAATAGACAGGATGACGGAAATTATAAACGATCTCCTTACCCTTGTGCGTTTGGATCAAAAGGAGATACCGGTTAATTTCAAAACCGAAAGACTTAACAATATTGTCGGAGACATTGTAAAAAGGCTCATGCCGTTGGCCCAGAAGAAAAACATTGTTTTGGAATATGAAGAAGTTCAGGAAGTTATTGCCGAGATAGATTCTATGAAATTTACCCTTGCAGTTTCAAACCTTGTAGACAACGCCATAAAATATACCGACGAAGGGGGACATGTAAAAGTTATTTTAGACTGCGACCACCAAAATGCGTTTATAACTGTAAGCGATACGGGCGTGGGAATTGCAGACGATGAAATCGGCAGGATATTCGACCGTTTTTATAGGGTTGACAAAACCCGCGACCGTGAAACAGGAGGAACGGGGCTGGGGCTTTCGATTACCCATTCAACAATACTAATGCATAACGGAAGTATAAAGGTTTCAAGCAGGGAAAACGAAGGAACTACTTTCGTTGTAAGGATACCCCTTATGCACAGTAAATCTTGA
- the holA gene encoding DNA polymerase III subunit delta encodes MEKLKEEIKSGKPADCYIFFGEESYLKKLYEVKLKEIFSQGAGADMNINVFEGASDVNAVIDAAETLPFFAEKRLVIVKDSGLFSKGRKNDSEIMAKFINSMPESVCMLFSENKAEKAGALYKAVSKAGRCIEFKTPAESELASWIVSEAKRSRLKIDKKTAVYFIRTVGSGMENASSELKKLISYMPEGSEIKEKDIDEICAKSLESKVFDLVDAIGTRKTGLAVEIYKNLIMAREEPVNILGMISRQFRIMLQCRALIDAGEPQANIAAIIGENPYAVKKCIAQGKNFTPQTLKKAFRECAETNLAIRRGELSDRNAVEILIIKYGN; translated from the coding sequence ATGGAAAAGCTGAAAGAAGAGATAAAATCCGGGAAACCGGCTGACTGCTATATCTTTTTTGGAGAAGAATCATATTTAAAAAAGCTTTATGAGGTAAAACTTAAAGAGATTTTTTCACAGGGAGCCGGGGCGGATATGAATATAAACGTATTTGAAGGGGCTTCGGATGTTAACGCTGTAATAGACGCAGCGGAAACTTTACCATTCTTTGCTGAAAAAAGGCTTGTTATTGTAAAGGACAGCGGCCTTTTTTCGAAAGGAAGGAAAAATGATTCGGAGATTATGGCAAAATTTATAAACAGCATGCCTGAAAGCGTTTGCATGCTGTTTTCGGAAAACAAGGCGGAAAAGGCCGGCGCGCTTTATAAAGCTGTTTCAAAAGCCGGAAGATGCATAGAATTTAAAACGCCCGCGGAAAGTGAGCTTGCCTCATGGATCGTTTCCGAAGCGAAAAGAAGCAGGCTTAAAATAGATAAAAAAACAGCCGTATATTTTATCAGGACTGTTGGAAGCGGCATGGAAAACGCTTCAAGCGAACTTAAAAAGCTTATATCATATATGCCTGAAGGCTCTGAGATAAAAGAGAAAGACATTGATGAAATATGTGCCAAAAGCCTTGAGTCCAAAGTTTTTGATTTGGTTGACGCCATTGGGACAAGAAAAACGGGGCTTGCAGTTGAAATATACAAAAATCTGATTATGGCCAGAGAGGAGCCTGTAAATATACTTGGCATGATTTCGCGGCAATTCAGGATTATGCTGCAGTGCAGGGCATTAATCGACGCAGGCGAACCGCAGGCAAATATAGCCGCAATAATAGGAGAGAATCCCTATGCGGTTAAGAAATGTATAGCCCAGGGGAAGAACTTTACGCCTCAAACGCTTAAAAAAGCTTTTAGGGAATGCGCCGAAACAAACCTTGCCATAAGGAGAGGGGAATTAAGCGACAGGAATGCGGTGGAAATACTTATAATAAAATACGGCAATTAA
- the trxA gene encoding thioredoxin, with protein MSAIKIDKHNFQKEVIESEVPVLLDFWAPWCGPCRMVSPVVDEVALENANFKVGKINVDDEPELAGKFGVMSIPTLVVMKNGNVIDKSVGVQPKEHILKMMEK; from the coding sequence ATGAGCGCAATTAAAATTGATAAACATAATTTTCAAAAAGAAGTTATAGAAAGCGAAGTTCCGGTACTTCTTGATTTCTGGGCGCCTTGGTGCGGACCATGCAGGATGGTATCGCCTGTCGTAGACGAAGTGGCGCTTGAAAACGCCAACTTCAAAGTAGGAAAAATCAATGTGGACGACGAACCGGAACTTGCCGGAAAATTCGGCGTTATGAGCATTCCCACTCTAGTTGTAATGAAAAACGGAAATGTAATCGATAAATCCGTAGGAGTACAGCCAAAAGAACATATACTGAAAATGATGGAAAAGTAA
- a CDS encoding helix-turn-helix domain-containing protein, which yields MQTIFQDIQLGKNIRAVRLEKGMTQTEVAVKLRLMGSMLSKGELADIESGSVGIKAGDLKALKEIFEVGYDRFFEI from the coding sequence ATGCAGACGATTTTTCAGGATATACAGCTGGGGAAAAATATCCGCGCCGTCAGGCTTGAAAAAGGTATGACGCAAACAGAGGTTGCCGTAAAGCTCAGGCTTATGGGAAGTATGTTGTCAAAAGGCGAGCTTGCGGATATAGAATCAGGGTCAGTAGGTATTAAGGCCGGGGATTTAAAGGCGTTGAAGGAAATTTTTGAAGTCGGTTACGATAGGTTTTTTGAAATATAA
- a CDS encoding DNA internalization-related competence protein ComEC/Rec2 yields MVLAAAVLAAGIITGQYIGINGCIALIVLSIIISIVTGILTRARFVYMVPILFVLGICLILYANMPDKIYNGTSAINGAVHESYISDKGEQRILIKTKEIYNNGKAEETEKYVIVYLEEGIYVKEGDLLVVKGRLQLPQKAFNPGGFDNFIYMKNMKYNYTMFSNDVIKYGEEHRYFMESVSKLRKSVNNVFDICLPEDISPVAKAIVTGNTSYLDDNIRDLYSNAGIAHMLAVSGLHTTIISVMISAFFMKILKFKKRYASLAVMPLMAVYLIFVGGKAAAARAVIMMEVIYFGDVINRKPDTLNSVGFAAFVLLIINPYQLFWSGFLLSFVTVSGLIFIADGIGKGRRLKDKAFAAVKTSFLTSAASFPVVSWFFYKIPVLGFIVNLITTPLIGIAVCFGMLAGIAGLFSIKAAVFLCGPVYIILKFYFIVCTFFTSLPISVLLTGKPTLMFCIAYYVNFIFLYAKRKRGILLNTGFILCMVLMFVSVAGDSLVKKNNTVSFLYVGQGDCTVINTYDNKTFVVDGGGNQNTAIGENTGIKYVIPFLESKGIKRIDALFITHMDTDHAAGCIELIKYYDVNKVFISNAHTNEMDILVAVLKEAAAKGISVERISAGDIAEIGENSYIECLYPYAGITLDDENNNHTSIVLKFVFGEISFLLTGDADEYDERLMILGGQDIEADVYKAGHHGSKTSSSERFLNNVKPEYAVISCGINNVYGHPNGETLKRLVNTDIKIYNTSLDGAVTFTTDGKGLSVNSYTGGREYGKAERRDKIRETG; encoded by the coding sequence ATGGTTTTGGCCGCGGCCGTTTTAGCGGCAGGAATTATTACAGGGCAATACATCGGTATAAACGGATGTATTGCCCTTATTGTGTTGAGTATTATTATATCAATCGTGACTGGTATTTTAACTAGGGCACGGTTTGTGTATATGGTTCCGATTTTATTTGTTTTAGGTATATGTTTAATATTGTATGCAAATATGCCCGATAAAATATACAACGGGACTTCCGCCATAAATGGCGCGGTACATGAAAGCTATATATCGGATAAAGGGGAACAGCGTATTCTAATTAAAACAAAAGAGATATATAATAACGGAAAGGCGGAAGAAACCGAAAAATATGTAATTGTTTATCTTGAAGAGGGTATATATGTTAAAGAAGGGGATCTGCTTGTTGTCAAGGGGCGGCTTCAGCTTCCGCAAAAGGCTTTTAACCCAGGAGGATTTGACAATTTCATTTATATGAAAAACATGAAATATAATTACACTATGTTTTCAAATGACGTCATAAAATATGGCGAGGAGCACAGATATTTTATGGAGTCTGTGAGCAAATTGAGGAAAAGCGTAAATAATGTTTTTGATATATGCCTTCCCGAAGATATAAGCCCTGTTGCAAAAGCCATAGTTACGGGAAACACTTCATATTTAGACGACAATATAAGGGATTTATACAGCAATGCGGGAATTGCGCATATGCTTGCAGTTTCTGGACTCCATACGACAATAATTTCCGTCATGATTTCCGCATTTTTTATGAAAATACTGAAATTTAAAAAGAGGTATGCAAGCTTGGCAGTTATGCCGCTTATGGCTGTATACCTGATATTTGTGGGCGGCAAAGCGGCGGCGGCCCGAGCCGTAATAATGATGGAAGTTATATATTTCGGAGATGTTATAAACAGGAAACCTGATACTCTCAATTCTGTCGGTTTTGCAGCTTTTGTTTTGCTTATTATAAATCCGTATCAGTTATTCTGGTCAGGATTTCTGCTTAGTTTTGTTACAGTCAGCGGCCTTATTTTTATTGCGGACGGCATAGGAAAAGGGCGGAGGCTTAAAGATAAAGCTTTTGCGGCCGTAAAAACGTCGTTTCTTACAAGCGCGGCGAGTTTTCCTGTTGTAAGTTGGTTTTTCTATAAAATACCTGTTCTCGGATTTATAGTTAATCTTATTACGACGCCTTTAATCGGTATTGCCGTTTGTTTTGGCATGCTTGCGGGTATAGCCGGGCTTTTTTCAATCAAAGCCGCCGTATTCCTTTGCGGACCGGTATATATAATACTAAAATTCTATTTTATAGTCTGCACATTTTTTACATCACTGCCGATTTCCGTTTTGCTTACAGGCAAACCGACGCTTATGTTCTGCATCGCATATTATGTAAACTTTATTTTTCTTTATGCTAAACGGAAGCGGGGAATACTCCTGAATACAGGATTTATTTTATGTATGGTTTTAATGTTTGTTTCGGTTGCAGGCGATAGTTTGGTAAAGAAAAACAACACGGTTAGTTTTTTATATGTTGGCCAAGGCGACTGCACGGTTATAAATACATATGACAATAAAACTTTTGTTGTAGACGGCGGAGGAAATCAAAATACTGCAATAGGTGAAAATACCGGTATTAAATATGTAATACCGTTTTTGGAGAGCAAAGGCATAAAGAGGATTGACGCGCTTTTTATAACTCATATGGATACGGATCATGCAGCCGGCTGTATTGAACTTATAAAATATTACGATGTTAATAAGGTTTTCATATCAAATGCGCATACAAATGAAATGGATATTCTTGTTGCCGTACTTAAAGAGGCGGCCGCAAAAGGTATTTCCGTTGAACGCATATCGGCAGGGGATATAGCGGAGATTGGTGAAAACTCATACATTGAATGTCTGTATCCGTATGCCGGAATTACCCTGGATGACGAAAATAATAACCATACTTCCATCGTACTTAAATTTGTTTTTGGGGAAATAAGTTTCTTGCTTACCGGGGATGCAGACGAATATGACGAAAGGCTTATGATTTTAGGCGGGCAGGATATTGAGGCCGACGTTTATAAAGCCGGACACCATGGTTCAAAAACATCTTCAAGCGAAAGGTTTTTAAATAATGTAAAACCGGAATATGCCGTTATTTCATGCGGCATAAACAATGTTTATGGCCATCCGAACGGCGAAACATTAAAAAGGCTTGTTAATACTGATATAAAAATATATAATACTTCTTTAGACGGCGCGGTTACATTTACTACCGACGGCAAAGGATTATCAGTAAATAGTTATACAGGCGGGAGGGAATATGGAAAAGCTGAAAGAAGAGATAAAATCCGGGAAACCGGCTGA
- a CDS encoding helix-hairpin-helix domain-containing protein — MQNKLFSCLNKYKYFIISVFVIASGLWYSNMVEPYTVNFIPKDVKYYNTVEIKEKFDEDLYLESLVNINTAGAEELMRLKGIGEKTAEKILEYRKENGNFTSVEEIMEVKGIGEKKFEEIKDYIVVE, encoded by the coding sequence ATGCAGAATAAATTGTTTTCATGTTTAAACAAATATAAATATTTTATTATTTCTGTGTTTGTGATAGCCAGCGGTTTGTGGTATTCTAACATGGTGGAGCCATATACGGTTAATTTTATCCCAAAAGATGTAAAATATTACAATACCGTAGAAATAAAAGAAAAATTTGATGAGGACCTGTATCTGGAAAGCCTCGTAAATATAAATACTGCCGGCGCCGAAGAACTTATGCGCCTTAAAGGCATCGGAGAAAAAACAGCCGAAAAAATATTGGAATACAGGAAAGAAAACGGTAATTTTACTTCCGTTGAGGAAATAATGGAAGTAAAAGGAATAGGCGAGAAAAAGTTTGAAGAAATTAAAGATTATATTGTTGTCGAATAG
- a CDS encoding GerMN domain-containing protein: MQKRMVIYIALVILVLSSALLIKEKNNSDTNQPPLLMQEVYYVENETNKLVFELRNVRGGTPEEILESTLSEMRIPPKNESLSVAVPENLNVTDVVLDGNTAEIYVGAEYKDMKTSEEMFCRAAFVWTYTGLEFVDNVEIYVGGEPLTKSNGEPFGLMNRSNMVVNADIDAEPTNATRILKLYFANEDASALVAEERSVEVNPNQPVEKYVMEQLIMGPSEDSHVATVPTETKIRDIQTADGICYVDLSQEFVSKHSGGSTGEMLTVYSIVNSLCELDEVEKVQFLIEGEKQIEYKGHIEFDKPFRPMEKIISDKE, encoded by the coding sequence ATGCAGAAAAGAATGGTTATATATATTGCTTTGGTAATATTGGTTTTGTCGTCGGCTTTGCTTATAAAAGAGAAAAACAATTCGGACACTAACCAGCCGCCGCTTTTAATGCAGGAAGTATACTATGTAGAAAATGAAACCAACAAGCTTGTTTTTGAGCTTAGGAACGTGCGCGGCGGAACGCCGGAAGAAATACTTGAAAGTACGTTAAGCGAAATGCGTATTCCGCCGAAAAACGAATCCCTCTCGGTTGCCGTTCCCGAAAATTTAAACGTAACGGATGTTGTGCTAGACGGAAATACGGCTGAAATATATGTCGGCGCCGAGTATAAAGATATGAAAACAAGCGAAGAGATGTTCTGCCGTGCGGCTTTTGTTTGGACATATACGGGGCTTGAGTTCGTAGATAACGTGGAGATATATGTCGGCGGCGAACCGCTTACAAAATCAAACGGGGAACCGTTTGGGTTGATGAACCGCAGCAATATGGTCGTTAACGCGGATATTGACGCCGAGCCTACAAACGCCACAAGGATACTTAAGCTTTATTTTGCAAACGAGGACGCCAGCGCCCTTGTAGCCGAGGAACGGAGCGTTGAGGTTAATCCTAACCAGCCTGTTGAAAAATATGTAATGGAGCAGCTTATTATGGGGCCGTCTGAAGACAGCCATGTGGCAACAGTGCCCACTGAAACAAAGATACGGGATATCCAAACGGCAGACGGCATTTGTTACGTCGATCTGAGCCAGGAGTTTGTTTCAAAACATTCAGGCGGCTCTACGGGAGAGATGCTTACAGTATACTCTATTGTTAATTCCCTTTGCGAGCTTGACGAGGTTGAGAAAGTCCAATTTCTTATTGAAGGCGAAAAGCAGATTGAATATAAAGGGCACATTGAATTTGACAAGCCTTTCAGGCCTATGGAAAAAATTATATCCGATAAGGAATAA